The region TCTGACGGCGGTTTCCACTGTAAGCCCGGCCATTTCGGCCAGTTCACGGCGTTTTACGTCTTTTACCACGGTTTTGGGGCCGACGGAGGGAAGCGATTTTATCAGCACCCCCGCCAGCCGCGCGCGGGCGGATTTGTAGGCGATGTCGCGGGCCTTGGATTCGCCGTCGCGCACCTCGCGCGCCATGGTGCGCATGAAAGACAGCGCGGCATTGGGGTGGCGCACCAGAAATCCGATAAAAGCGGCATATTCCACAAGCGAGACTACCGCCTCCCCCATCACCTCGCCGTTGGCCTGAAAGTTGCCGCCGGCCAGCATGGCGATGTGGCCCATCATCCCGCCGGATTCCTCCACGCGGGAGATAAGCTGCTGCCCGTTGGCGCTGGTTTTGCAGATTTTGACCCTGCCCTTGCAGACCAGAAACAGCCCCGGCGGCTTGTCGCCTTCGCTGAAAACAAGATCCCCGTCGGCGAACACGGAAGAGGAAAGCAGCCCCTTCCACTCGCGCTGGGCCAGACGG is a window of Elusimicrobiales bacterium DNA encoding:
- a CDS encoding Crp/Fnr family transcriptional regulator encodes the protein MWFGKKDIPECDACPSKTRCLYASLDRLAQREWKGLLSSSVFADGDLVFSEGDKPPGLFLVCKGRVKICKTSANGQQLISRVEESGGMMGHIAMLAGGNFQANGEVMGEAVVSLVEYAAFIGFLVRHPNAALSFMRTMAREVRDGESKARDIAYKSARARLAGVLIKSLPSVGPKTVVKDVKRRELAEMAGLTVETAVRILADFEKKKIIRRDGKEIAVISREMLDKIAAS